From the Ensifer adhaerens genome, the window CGCCTGCGCTACCGCCTGCGCGATGGCGCCCTCACCTGGATCTGCCAGCTTTACCGGCCCGACCGCTACATCACCGAACAGGTTCGCTCTGACCTGGACAAGGCCGCCGAGGAAACCGGCCTGCCGAAGTTCGAGGGCGCGCCGGAAATGTCCGCCGGCTAACGGCGCAGCAGGGCGGCTCCGGCCGCCCTCACCTCTTCTCACAATTGAACCTGACCGATTGAGGATAGAACCATGTCCGCAAGCAGCCTCCCCGTGCCCGCACGCACGAGGTCCTTTCCGCACAACCTCACCCCCGCCGATGTCGACAAGATTCGCCGCATGGTGCTTGCCGGCAACTCCACCGCCGAGATCGCAGCAACCTTCGGTACCACCGAACGCCGCGCCGAAGTGTTCCTCGGTATCCGCCGGCCCCGCTGGCTGCGCTACCGCGATGAAGGCCGCATCGAATTCATGCCCGGCAAGACCGTCTTCTATCGCTGGCGCTCGCGTGACGACGGCGGCCGCGACCTCCGCCCCTTCTCCGTCGCCGCCATCTCGATGCACCGCGACGCGCTGGAGAAGCGAACATGAGCGCCAAAAACGTCATCACGCTCTGGAAGCCAGAACCCGACGTCATCCTGCACCAGGCGCTCGGCAAGTGCGCCGAGGAGTGCGCCGAGCTTTCCCAGGCTCTGGCCCGCTGCTTGATCCAGGGCTTCCACGAAGCCGAACCGGTCACTCACAAACTCAACCGGACCCAGCTCTTTGAGGAAGTGGCCGACATCAAGGCGGCTCTCCGGTGGCTTTTTGAGGTCATCGACGAGCCTTTCAAAGGCGAATCCGAACGCGAACGGCGAAAATTCGACGGCTTCAAGCGCTGGCAAGCGATGCTTGAGGCTGAGATGAGCCCCGAGGAGCAAGCCCATGGCTGACGGCACCAAGATCGAATGGACGGATGCGACGTGGAACCCGGTCACCGGCTGTTCCGTCGTGTCCCCCGGCTGCACCAACTGCTATGCCATGAAGCTCGCCGGCACGCGGTTGAATAGCCACCCGAGCCGGGAAGGCTTGACCCGCGATACGAAGGGCGGCCCGGTCTGGACCGGCGAAGTGCGCTTCAACCCGCAATGGCTCGACGAGCCGCTACGTTGGAGGAAGCCGCGCATGATCTTCGTCTGCGCCCATGGCGACCTTTTCGCCGAGGGCGTGCCTGACGAGTGGATCGACCAGGTATTCGCCATCATGTCGCAGGCGCCGCAGCACACGTTTCAGGTGCTCACAAAGCGCCCAGAGCGTATGCGGAGCTATCTCACACGCCCCCGGCTTGAGCATCACCTTGTCAACGCGCTCTTGCCGCTCACGTTTCCCATGCCAGAGCCCGGCCGCTGGCCGCACCGGCCGCTTCCGAATGTCTGGCTCGGCGTCTCGGTCGAAGATCAGAAGCGCGCCGCCGAGCGCATTCCAATCTTGCTCGACACCCCCGCCGCTATCCGCTGGATCAGCGCCGAACCATTGCTCGGCCCCGTAGACCTCACGAGGATTGACCAACCGAACGGCGGGTTCGGCCCCTATTGGATCAACGCCCTCAAAGCCGGCGAGAGTGGGTGGTTTGCAGATGAGGCCGCAACGGTCAGAACCGAACCCGACCCGCTGGCTTTTTCTGGCCTTGCGTCTCTCGATTGGATTGTCGCGGGTGGCGAGAGTGGCTCCGACGCTCGGCCGATGCATCCCGTTTGGGCGCGTTCGCTGCGAGATCAGTGCGCAGCAGCCGGCGTGCCGTTCCTGTTCAAGCAATGGGGTAGTTGGAAACCCATTTGCGAAATGCCGGCTCACGAAGTCAACGGCTGCTACCGCAGCAACCGAAAGGCCTGCGCCGACGAGGATCAGGCCATCATTGACGAGATGCACGGCACAACCTGCCTCGTCGAACAAACCGTGCTGCATCATGATGCCAGTCGACACGACTACCTGTCGCCCGGAGCCTTCGCGGATCGACACTCGATGACGATGTACAACATCGGCAAGAAGGCCGCCGGGCGCCTCCTCGACGGTGACGAGCACAACGGCTTTCCGAACCGGAAAACGCGGCCTCAAGCCGGAGGAGAACTCTCCGATGTCTGAGCCGGCCACGCCCCTCCCCACCTTCCGCGTCTTCTTCCACGACGGAAAGACGTTCGACTTCGAGGCCGGCCACCCGCTGATTGCTGAGAAGAAAGCCCGCGCCGCCCATCCCGGCGGCTTCGTGAAGAAGGTCAAGATCCTAAAGGGAACCGCGAAATGACAGCAGCTCTGCTCGAAACAGCCGCCGCCTCTCATCTTTGGGAAGCCCTGATCACCGACGAGGGCGAGCCCTTCGCCGCCTTCATGCGGGGCCACGTCAACCCGTTCACGCTCGCGGGAGACGCCGAGGAGGCGATCATCAAAGCCTTCAACGATCTCTCGCCCGATTTCGCCGCCGACGTGAGCGAGATCCTCGAAAACGCGGGCGGCGCAGTCATTTCACAATTTTGGCTGCGCCCCCACGGAGAACCGTCCGATGAGCTGGCGTACTACGAGCTGGCCACCGCCGACCAGCGCCGCGCCTTCCCCGTGACCGGCGTGAGGTTTCAGTGATGGATAGCATCCCGCAGTTCGCCCTTTCCGTCCGCCAGCCGTGGGCATGGTGCATCCTGCACGCCGGCAAGGACATCGAGAACCGCTCCTGGGGAACCCGCGTGCGTGGCCCGATCGCCTTGCACGCCGCGAAGGGCCTGACGCAAGCCGAATTCGCTGATTGCCTGGAGACGATCCAGACCCTCAGCGAAGATGCACCATTTCCAGCGGGCATCACCATGCCCACGCTCGAGGAGCTACAGCGCGGCGGCATCGTCGGCGTCGTCGAGATCGTCGATTCGGTGCAGCAATCCTCCAGCCCGTGGTTTTTCGGAAAATACGGCTTCCGTCTCGCTAATCCCCGCCCCGTCGAGTTCGTGCCCGTGAAGGGCGCGCTCGGCTTCTTTGACTGGCGCAAGAACCTGGCGAAGGCGCGATGAAGTCGACCGTTGATCCGCAGCTGCTTGCATTCGTGCGCGCTTTGGCGAAAGCTGACGCCCGCCGAGACCGCCTGCGCGGATCGAATGTCCGCGAGGAAACAGAATGCAAAGAAGACGCGCCGCAATCTATGCCCGGTTCTCAACCGATCTGCAAAGCGAAAGGTCTGTCGACGACCAAATCGAACTGTGCCGCGAATTCGCGACACGGCAAGGCTACATCGTCGCCCGCTCCTACTTCGACAAAGCGCGTAGCGGCGCGTCGATCTTCGGACGAGACGGCCTACTCAGTCTCATGGACGATGCCCGCGAAGGTAAATTCGACGTTGTCGTCGTAGAAGCGCTCGACCGCCTCTCTCGCGACCAGGAGGATCTGGCCGGGCTGCATAAGCGCCTCACTTTTGCCGGCGTCGAGATCGTCGCGGTGCATGACGGCACGGCCGACGCGATCCAGGTTGGCATTCGTGGCCTAGTCTCAACCCTCTTTCTAGCCGATCTCAAAAACAAAATCCGCCGCGGCATGACCGGCGTCATTCGTGACGGCCGGCACGCCGGCGGCCGCGCCTACGGCTATCGCCCGACGCCCGGCCAGCCGGGAATGTTGCAAATCTTCGAACCGGAAGCCGAAATCGTGCGCCGGATCTTCGCGGAAACGCTCGGAGGTTCCTTGCCGAGGGAAATTGCAGCCGACCTCAACCGAGATGGCATCTCCCCACCTCGCGGCCTCAACTGGAATGCAAGCACGATTAGCGGCTCAGCGCAGCGCGGCAACGGCATCATTCGCAACCCGCTCTATTGCGGCCGGATCGTCTGGAACCGCATCCGAATGGTTCGTGACCCCGAGACCGGAAAGCGCGTGAGCCGGCCGAATGATAGCTCGGAGCATAGGGCGGCCGACGCGCCGCACCTGGCGATCGTCGACGTGATAACTTATGAGGAAGCACTGGCGACGCTGGAAGGCCGAGCAAAAAAGGCTCAAGGCGGCCAAGACACCAGACGCCCCAAGCGTCTGCTGTCTGGCTTGCTTCGCTGCGCGCACTGTGGCGGCGGCATGTCGATGCACGATCGCAGTGGCGATATCATCCGCATCCGTTGCAGCCGCTCGAAGGAGAGCGGCACTTGCGCCAATCAGCGCCGCTATAACCTCAACAAAATCGAAGCGGCAGTCATCTCAGGTCTTACCGATCAACTGCTGCATCCCGAACTGCTCGCCGAGTATGTTCGCGTCTATCACGAAGAGCGCCGCGACGAGGTCGCCAAGGCGGCCCGCGAGAGAACCAGCAACGAACGCCGGCTAGCTGATCTCCACGGGCAGCTTGAACGCCTTATGCAAGCGCTCGCCCGCGGCATCCTGCCGATCGAGGCCGTCGAGGGCCAGTACAAGCCGCTGCAGAATGAGAGAGATCGTGTCGCCGCCGAACTGGCGCTTATCCCCAGTGCGCCGGTGTTGGAGTTGCACCCGCACGCGGCGAATCAATATCGGAAAGCCGTCGAGAACCTCGCGGCCCGCCTGAACGAACTGGACCCCAAGGCAGACGCCGGCGCGCTCGCCGAGTTCCGCAGCCTAGTTGACAGCGTGATCGTGCATGATCGCAAAGACGGCGGCGTTGAAGTCGAGGTGATCGGCCATCTGTCGGCGCTCGTTGGCGCCAAGGCCGAGCTGCTGGGGGGACGGATGGTAGCGGAGGAGGGATTCGAACCCCCGACACAAGGATTATGATTCCTCTGCTCTAACCTACTGAGCTACTCCGCCGGGTACCGCGTCAAGGCTTCGAAGTGGAAGCCGTCTTGACTGGACGGGCGGCTTATACGGCCCGCTTCCGGCCAGTGTCAAGCCAAGTCTCCGGGAAAATGTGAAGTTTTCACAACGGCCCGGAAATCCACCGCTTCAGGCGGCGGCCTGGGCCGAAAGTAGTGCCCTCAAAGCGGCTTCCGCGCTTGCTTCACGCTCCGATTTGCGAATGAATCCGCCGCCATAGACGCGCGCGTCCTCGCCGACGCCGGAATAAAGCGCACAGGCCTGGCCAGGCGCGATGCCGGCTTCGCCTTCGGCGAGCTCGACATAGATGCCCTCGTCATCCTTCGCCAGCACGGCAGGCGCCGGCTGGCGGGTGGAGCGCACCTTGGCGAAACAGTCGAAGCCTGCGGCCGCCACGTCTTCGAGATCCTCGTCGCCCAGCCAGTTGACGTCGCGCAGGTAAACGCGGCGCGTTTCCAGCGCTTCCTTGGGGCCGACGATGACCCGACGCGAGCGGGCGTCGAGATAGACGACATAGAGCGGCTCGCCGGTCGCCACACCGATGCCGCGGCGCTGGCCGATCGTGTAGTGCAGGATGCCCTCATGCGTGCCGAGCACGCGGCCGTCGAGATGCACGATCTCGCCGGAGAGTGCTGCGTTCGGCTTCAGCTTCGAGACGATGTCGCTGTACTTGCCCTGGGGCACGAAACAGATGTCCTGGCTGTCGGCCTTCTGGGCGACGACGAGGCCCATCTCCTCTGCGAGCTTGCGGGTTTCTGCCTTGGATAGATGCCCCAAGGGGAAGCGCAGATAGTCGATCTGCTCCTGCGTCGTCGCAAAGAGGAAGTAGCTCTGGTCGCGGTCGGCATCCGTCGGGCGGTAGAGTGCCCGCTGGCCGGCGTAGCGCGGGTTCGGGCTCGGGCGCGAACGGATATAGTGGCCGGTCGCCAGCGCGTCGGCGCCGAGCTCCTTGGCTGTCGCCAAGAGATCGGCAAACTTGACCGTCTGGTTGCAGGCGACGCAAGGGATCGGCGTCTCGCCAGCAATATAGCTTTCGGCGAAGGGATTGATCACCGTTTCGCGGAAGCGCGCTTCGTAGTCGAGCACATAGTGCGGAATGCCGAGCGTTTCGCAGACGCGGCGTGCATCGTCGATGTCCTGGCCGGCGCAGCAGGAGCCGGCACGATGGACGGCGGCGCCATGATCATAGAGCTGCAGCGTGATACCGAGAACGTCGTAGCCCTCGCGTTTGAGCAGGCCAGCGACGACAGAACTGTCGACGCCGCCGGACATGGCAACAACGACACGCGTATCTTCGGGCTTGCGGTCAAAATCGAGACTGTTCACGGGATCCAATCCGGCCTTCGGGCGGCAACCTTGCGCCTGCCCTGTTTCACGCTTCATGCGATGCTTGGCCGAAAAACCCTCGGCTCACGGCATGCTCGGCTCTACGGCACCGCGCATCCTATGAGACGCACAAAGGCAGCCGTAGCACTTCCATTCCCGCGACATATAGAAACTTGTCCGTCCGGCGGCAAGGCCGGCCGCCAGACCGGCGAAAACGCGCGTCCTTAAGACGCGCCATGCTTCGGCGTCAGATCAGCTTCAGCCGCATGGCGCGGGCGATCGCCTGCATGCGGTTGACCGCATCGAGCTTGCGGGTCGCGCTCTTGAAATAGCTGCTGACCGTATAGGTCGAAATGCCCAGGATGATGGCGATCTCGTCGCTGCTCTTGCCGGCCGCTGCCCAGCGCAAGCATTCGACCTCGCGGCTCGACAGTTTCTCCCGTGCCGAACTGCCGGTGTCGAAGGTACGTTCGAGGCATTCGAAAAGCTGGACCAGTGTCAGATAGAGCGTCGCGCGTTCAACACCCACCGGGGCCTCGCGCCGGCCGGAGAGCATGGCGACGAAGGGATCGCCATTGCTGGTGTGCAGGAGCACGGCGAAGTGACGTGCCATCTCCGGATGGGCGTGCAGCCGGTGCACCATCGCCTCGTCCACCGGCTTTGCGACGACGTCCAGCAGTTCGGGCCCGCCGGTCACCGGCAGCTTCGTAAACCGCAGCCGCTCGACCA encodes:
- a CDS encoding phage Gp37/Gp68 family protein, with product MADGTKIEWTDATWNPVTGCSVVSPGCTNCYAMKLAGTRLNSHPSREGLTRDTKGGPVWTGEVRFNPQWLDEPLRWRKPRMIFVCAHGDLFAEGVPDEWIDQVFAIMSQAPQHTFQVLTKRPERMRSYLTRPRLEHHLVNALLPLTFPMPEPGRWPHRPLPNVWLGVSVEDQKRAAERIPILLDTPAAIRWISAEPLLGPVDLTRIDQPNGGFGPYWINALKAGESGWFADEAATVRTEPDPLAFSGLASLDWIVAGGESGSDARPMHPVWARSLRDQCAAAGVPFLFKQWGSWKPICEMPAHEVNGCYRSNRKACADEDQAIIDEMHGTTCLVEQTVLHHDASRHDYLSPGAFADRHSMTMYNIGKKAAGRLLDGDEHNGFPNRKTRPQAGGELSDV
- a CDS encoding cell division protein FtsQ/DivIB, whose protein sequence is MTAALLETAAASHLWEALITDEGEPFAAFMRGHVNPFTLAGDAEEAIIKAFNDLSPDFAADVSEILENAGGAVISQFWLRPHGEPSDELAYYELATADQRRAFPVTGVRFQ
- a CDS encoding ASCH domain-containing protein, with translation MDSIPQFALSVRQPWAWCILHAGKDIENRSWGTRVRGPIALHAAKGLTQAEFADCLETIQTLSEDAPFPAGITMPTLEELQRGGIVGVVEIVDSVQQSSSPWFFGKYGFRLANPRPVEFVPVKGALGFFDWRKNLAKAR
- a CDS encoding recombinase family protein, translated to MQRRRAAIYARFSTDLQSERSVDDQIELCREFATRQGYIVARSYFDKARSGASIFGRDGLLSLMDDAREGKFDVVVVEALDRLSRDQEDLAGLHKRLTFAGVEIVAVHDGTADAIQVGIRGLVSTLFLADLKNKIRRGMTGVIRDGRHAGGRAYGYRPTPGQPGMLQIFEPEAEIVRRIFAETLGGSLPREIAADLNRDGISPPRGLNWNASTISGSAQRGNGIIRNPLYCGRIVWNRIRMVRDPETGKRVSRPNDSSEHRAADAPHLAIVDVITYEEALATLEGRAKKAQGGQDTRRPKRLLSGLLRCAHCGGGMSMHDRSGDIIRIRCSRSKESGTCANQRRYNLNKIEAAVISGLTDQLLHPELLAEYVRVYHEERRDEVAKAARERTSNERRLADLHGQLERLMQALARGILPIEAVEGQYKPLQNERDRVAAELALIPSAPVLELHPHAANQYRKAVENLAARLNELDPKADAGALAEFRSLVDSVIVHDRKDGGVEVEVIGHLSALVGAKAELLGGRMVAEEGFEPPTQGL
- the mnmA gene encoding tRNA 2-thiouridine(34) synthase MnmA, which translates into the protein MKRETGQAQGCRPKAGLDPVNSLDFDRKPEDTRVVVAMSGGVDSSVVAGLLKREGYDVLGITLQLYDHGAAVHRAGSCCAGQDIDDARRVCETLGIPHYVLDYEARFRETVINPFAESYIAGETPIPCVACNQTVKFADLLATAKELGADALATGHYIRSRPSPNPRYAGQRALYRPTDADRDQSYFLFATTQEQIDYLRFPLGHLSKAETRKLAEEMGLVVAQKADSQDICFVPQGKYSDIVSKLKPNAALSGEIVHLDGRVLGTHEGILHYTIGQRRGIGVATGEPLYVVYLDARSRRVIVGPKEALETRRVYLRDVNWLGDEDLEDVAAAGFDCFAKVRSTRQPAPAVLAKDDEGIYVELAEGEAGIAPGQACALYSGVGEDARVYGGGFIRKSEREASAEAALRALLSAQAAA
- a CDS encoding helix-turn-helix transcriptional regulator, giving the protein MKESNEPALLREAETADIFSDVDTAAVRTEYELLHLMRRLIARYGFGHFMIARMPLAEQQRFSERLVLSNWPSELVRQYDACETFQSSTLVERLRFTKLPVTGGPELLDVVAKPVDEAMVHRLHAHPEMARHFAVLLHTSNGDPFVAMLSGRREAPVGVERATLYLTLVQLFECLERTFDTGSSAREKLSSREVECLRWAAAGKSSDEIAIILGISTYTVSSYFKSATRKLDAVNRMQAIARAMRLKLI